The Natranaerobius trueperi genome has a window encoding:
- the pilM gene encoding type IV pilus biogenesis protein PilM, giving the protein MINKVMTKKSPLGIDLGPGTIRIVELVKKGTELKFNNIAVYNHSISIDESIKDLGESIKKCLKRSGFKNRDACLALRERDVIIKTLNFPVMSNKELSSVIEYEADKHLMFPKEMFVTDWSIIKRQKNNMKVLFLASNRNIIDKYVKVAEFANLRLKALDVEVFSLLRYISLSFEKENAAKPLNLILDLGLISTTILIAKGSQYIFSRNISFGTEKLVRQNLQKAVTDNVMEEQIVNNLIIEIERSIEYLNIEGIIKGFPIQLLVTGRGWEQKDLLDIVTKYLGLSPILIDPFQELSTQNINSSFIQEGMTMSIATSLALRNWVS; this is encoded by the coding sequence ATGATTAATAAGGTAATGACTAAGAAATCTCCACTAGGAATTGATTTGGGTCCAGGAACTATCAGGATAGTTGAGTTAGTTAAAAAAGGAACTGAACTTAAATTTAATAACATAGCAGTCTATAATCACTCTATTAGTATAGATGAATCCATTAAAGATTTGGGGGAATCTATTAAGAAGTGTTTAAAACGTAGTGGTTTTAAGAATAGAGATGCTTGTCTAGCTCTCAGAGAACGTGATGTTATAATAAAAACCCTTAACTTTCCGGTAATGTCAAATAAAGAACTAAGTAGTGTAATTGAGTATGAAGCTGACAAACATTTAATGTTTCCAAAAGAAATGTTTGTAACTGACTGGTCTATTATTAAAAGACAAAAGAACAATATGAAGGTTTTATTTTTAGCTTCAAATAGAAATATCATTGATAAATATGTAAAAGTAGCTGAATTTGCAAACTTACGCCTTAAAGCATTAGATGTAGAAGTATTTTCTTTATTAAGATACATAAGCCTTAGTTTTGAAAAAGAAAATGCAGCTAAACCTTTAAATTTAATTTTAGATTTAGGCTTAATATCAACAACTATATTAATTGCCAAAGGAAGTCAATATATTTTTTCTAGAAACATATCTTTTGGAACTGAAAAGTTAGTAAGACAAAATCTTCAAAAGGCAGTAACTGATAATGTAATGGAGGAACAAATAGTAAATAATTTAATTATAGAAATTGAACGTTCTATTGAATATTTAAATATAGAGGGGATTATTAAAGGCTTTCCTATTCAATTACTTGTAACAGGTAGAGGCTGGGAACAAAAAGACCTTCTAGATATAGTAACAAAGTATTTAGGTCTTAGCCCAATATTAATTGATCCCTTTCAAGAATTGAGCACTCAAAATATTAATAGTTCTTTTATACAAGAAGGGATGACTATGAGCATAGCTACAAGTCTAGCACTAAGGAATTGGGTATCTTGA